In Euphorbia lathyris chromosome 10, ddEupLath1.1, whole genome shotgun sequence, a single genomic region encodes these proteins:
- the LOC136209134 gene encoding uncharacterized protein At3g28850, with amino-acid sequence MGCVSSKMFREEDRHRDIIVKNGGRVGLSHIVSLTSTTYGALNLDIKEKQSKKEESQHSGEDEEEEEKKEAIKENQSPIRDDPEVINTWELMEDLEDGVPVQNSKKSPKSRGLILGFADFDARTPLRFLNQFGSPRKAKTFGGKENKVRRNSDFSPRPILKSTKSSKAVLKLSYPAKESPVRNKTEITDCDNSGGSSRRRSFSPLFDPELVALYEKELTSDEEQIKTIISQTPKKIKPLQSSILSSFESKCPPGGENSIVIYTTTLRGIRKTFEDCNTVRSIIESHGVHMIERDISMDSGLKEELRGLIGSKEVKVPLVFVKGRLIGGAAEVAKLEEEGKLGGLFGGIPVRVTGGCDGCGGIRFMMCRECNGSCKMLDVEGKKMVRCGECNENGLIQCPICC; translated from the coding sequence ATGGGCTGCGTTTCGTCAAAGATGTTCCGGGAAGAAGACCGCCACCGAGACATCATCGTCAAAAATGGCGGCCGAGTGGGTCTCAGCCACATTGTTTCTCTCACTTCAACTACTTACGGCGCTCTCAATCTCGACATCAAAGAAAAACAGAGCAAGAAAGAGGAATCGCAACATTCCGgcgaagatgaggaagaagaagagaagaaagaagcaaTTAAGGAAAATCAATCCCCAATTCGCGATGATCCGGAAGTAATCAACACATGGGAGCTCATGGAGGATCTTGAAGATGGAGTACCGGTTCAGAATTCGAAGAAAAGCCCCAAATCGAGAggtttaattttagggtttGCAGATTTCGATGCTAGAACTCCGTTGAGGTTTTTGAATCAATTTGGGTCTCCGAGAAAAGCAAAGACATTTGggggaaaagaaaataaagtaaGAAGAAATTCCGATTTCAGCCCAAGACCCATTCTCAAATCAACGAAATCGAGCAAAGCAGTGCTCAAATTAAGTTATCCGGCGAAAGAATCTCCGGTGAGAAACAAAACAGAAATCACAGATTGTGATAATTCCGGCGGATCATCAAGAAGGAGGAGTTTCAGTCCTTTATTCGATCCAGAACTCGTAGCATTATACGAAAAGGAATTAACTTCCGATGAAGAACAAATCAAAACCATCATTTCACAAACCCCCAAAAAGATCAAACCTTTACAATCTTCAATCCTCAGTTCTTTCGAATCAAAATGCCCGCCGGGAGGGGAAAACTCAATTGTGATCTACACAACAACATTGAGGGGAATCAGGAAAACATTTGAGGATTGTAACACAGTGAGATCAATAATTGAATCACATGGTGTTCATATGATAGAAAGGGACATTTCAATGGATTCAGGGTTGAAGGAGGAGCTAAGAGGACTAATTGGATCCAAGGAGGTGAAAGTTCCATTAGTGTTTGTGAAGGGGAGGCTGATCGGAGGTGCGGCGGAGGTGGCGAAACTGGAGGAGGAAGGGAAATTGGGGGGTTTGTTTGGGGGGATTCCGGTGAGGGTCACCGGAGGGTGTGATGGATGTGGAGGGATAAGGTTTATGATGTGTAGGGAATGCAATGGAAGTTGCAAAATGTTGGATGTGGAAGGGAAGAAAATGGTGAGATGTGGTGAGTGTAATGAGAATGGGTTGATTCAATGTCCTATTTGTTGTTAA